In the genome of Oncorhynchus mykiss isolate Arlee chromosome 18, USDA_OmykA_1.1, whole genome shotgun sequence, one region contains:
- the LOC110495759 gene encoding uncharacterized protein LOC110495759: MTTTGAARPSTTSTSSTSMTTTGAAMENDEMEEAPLDLGPPEIIMNLTEVTTENLVEQDVAVERNNEEQRHTRRHLRYQPPDPLNSFQQRLLQAVERDAAQPDDHRKETLFAMSPVPTLKRLPQQRKAAVKVKMYQLLFKAEFNEMETI, from the exons atgaccaccaccggtgcagcgagaccctctacaacgtctacatcatccacaagtatgaccaccaccggtgcagccATGGAAAATGATGAAATGGAGGAAGCACCTCTGGATCTAGGACCACCTGAGATTATTATGAACCTCACGGAAGTGACCACTGAGAACCTCGTTGAACAGGATGTGGCCGTGGAGAGAAACAATGAGGAACAACGTCACACCAGGCGTCATCTGAGGTACCAGCCCCCAGATCCACTCAACTCATTTCAGCAGAGGCTCCTCCAAGCCGTAGAGAGGGATGCAGCCCAACCTGATGATCACAGGAAGGAGACCCTCTTTGCCATGAGCCCGGTGCCAACACTAAAGAGGCTGCCTCAGCAAAGAAAAGCAGCAGTCAAGGTTAAAATGTATCAGCTGCTTTTCAAAGCCGAGTTCAATG aGATGGAGACAATTTAG
- the LOC110495761 gene encoding uncharacterized protein LOC110495761 isoform X2 has product MSQSETCCICGVRFVRGPKGYNRRKVTTLTSPKTFQLVFDITPDDSSFLCWVCLGVLRRKTKQDGKLWTWSDLPTKVGRHRKPRAEIPSSSTTLSNQTPIITNPSSLSIEECIASKKNKRRPVRQWDGEKWTTLTSRSPESHSTAIRRPQTHIAPTTHSSSTPSNQVNSSTLSSQTSNQISSLFSFGERTTKRRPKAPQPTTHSTLLSPFPVDEGIRPKKKKLPFSKTKQSYGFGPHAKALHYMHSHQHLKAFRSLMKTKAREAMTIFLAEVIAQESKVLMKDQRGPLRQPLTEASVSGFSWDAVLVWGEEKAPMTLACLRAMFPKPNPIRTQVMMGAREIKRPRTEEAAGDMVSQRAGLILAIVLYTSMQKCNFIQASLGVEFWKQGCPLSVLKALSALGVCPGAASTRRHAERLTTGFDPPQQDRTEGVEEPGDSFCRSEDESRTLSCSEEYPSSSPTHSLNPFSDQSHSRDGSSSDRSSRPDSRSCSRSDDYQGPTQRPDSREYQNLIKEHGYHKVQKPTLSRWTKNSEDKREAKEKPVQNLKRRKMTKKKPAQSPPVVNATGAHRSDMETSHIIKVNMEPVQTSQIDNTHVELVQMSQVDNTHVEPVQTSQIDNTHVEPVQTSQVDNTHVEPVQTSQVDNTHVEPVQTSQVDNTHVEPVQTSQVDNTHVEPVQTSQVDNTHVEPVQLSDTNKKPAHISETNVQPAQMSVMGETIMEQIKMPKRGRPGKELAQMSVISRTCMEQMKIPKRGRPRKELAQMSIMSETNMEQIIMPKRGRPRKELAQVSKTNIEHTQTPQITDTHLEPAHKLRSPRKKPVQTPQVTDTQNKPIQVSNPDIKLAETNKESVVQAKNGRPKKGFVQIPLLTDTCMEPIPVSEVNADTTLMPSSMRSRKRPRQVPQVYGTNQELTQMPRITQTNKEPSEMLQKMDTRMAPAVTSKRGRTRKGPIEMSQETDLHTEAGLMPQVGEMNRQRIEGRETNKGPAEPQKLAGKAKVNQTTKVPAKTPETLDQMKFIPKRKRGRPRKELAQVINTGKETPSMHKISKTGKESALTREIKIIVNRMESCSAAEMPQIREMNNEPVQVSAENFEPVQRLSGGSMEGLVQMPQVSCTDMEPGKLGRTIMETTSTAERTDKEPVRRPQANETKAELAQTSQIMETIKEHIQVTNTDKETASAPKRCCTDMELAKRYKMSDFQTRVIRIVDTRMRANKSVSMLQVHDTNQDPEPAATPEIGNTNKQPTRVIRIVVNRRIPADICSHTRKSLECLAEVAAKCAPLDVKSAEEDG; this is encoded by the exons ATGTCTCAGTCAGAGACGTGTTGCATTTGTGGGGTGAGGTTTGTGAGGGGGCCCAAGGGTTACAACAGGAGGAAAGTCACCACGCTGACCAGCCCCAAGACCTTCCAGCTAGTCTTTGACATCACTCCTGATGACTCATCCTTCCTCTGCTGGGTCTGTCTGGGTGTGCTCAGAAGGAAAACCAAGCAGGATGGGAAGCTTTGGacttggtcagatttgccaacaAAAGTTGGCAGACATCGAAAGCCCCGTGCCGAAATACCAAGCTCATCCACAACATTATCCAATCAAACTCCAATTATAACCAACCCATCCTCGTTATCCATAGAGGAGTGCATTGCTTCTAAAAAAAACAAACGGAGGCCAGTTCGTCAGTGGGACGGAGAGAAATGGACCACCTTGACTTCTCGTTCCCCAGAATCCCATTCAACGGCCATCAGACGACCTCAAACGCACATAGCCCCAACCACACACTCCTCTTCAACACCATCAAATCAAGTAAATTCCTCCACATTATCAAGTCAAACTTCAAATCAGATCAGTTCTCTGTTCTCCTTTGGAGAGAGGACAACAAAAAGACGTCCGAAGGCACCCCAACCTACAACACACTCCACACTCCTGTCTCCGTTCCCCGTTGACGAAGGTATAAGGCCCAAGAAGAAGAAGCTCCCTTTCTCCAAGACTAAGCAGAGCTATGGGTTTGGCCCTCATGCCAAGGCCCTGCATTACATGCACAGCCACCAGCACCTGAAGGCCTTCAGGTCCCTGATGAAGACCAAAGCTAGAGAAGCCATGACCATTTTCCTCGCCGAGGTCATCGCCCAGGAG AGTAAGGTATTGATGAAGGACCAACGTGGGCCATTGCGTCAGCCGCTGACTGAGGCGAGTGTGAGTGGATTTTCCTGGGACGCGGTTCTAGTGTGGGGGGAAGAAAAGGCCCCTATGACCCTGGCCTGTCTTAGGGCCATGTTCCCCAAACCCAACCCCATCAGGACGCAGGTTATGATGGGAGCAAGGGAAATTAAACG CCCGAGGACAGAAGAGGCAGCAGGTGATATGGTCAGCCAGAGGGCGGGGCTTATCCTGGCCATCGTCCTCTACACCTCCATGCagaagtgcaacttcatccagGCCTCTCTGGGGGTCGAGTTCTGGaaacagggctgtcctctcagcgTGTTGAAAGCCCTCAGTGCCCTGGGGGTGTGTCCCGGTGCTGCCTCTACCAGGAGACACGCAGAGAGGCTGACAACCGGCTTTGATCCACCTCAGCAGGACCggacagagggggtggaggaacctGGG GACTCCTTTTGTAGATCTGAGGATGAGAGTCGGACTCTGAGTTGTTCTGAAGAGTATCCCAGTTCCTCTCCGACACACTCTCTGAACCCGTTCTCAGACCAATCCCACTCCAGAGACGG GTCCTCGTCCGATCGGAGTTCCAGACCTGACTCCAGATCTTGCTCCAG GAGCGACGACTACCAAGGCCCTACTCAGAGGCCTGACTCCCGGGAGTACCAGAATCTGATCAAAGAACATGGTTACCACAAAGTCCAGAA ACCTACTTTGAGTCGATGGACGAAGAACAGTGAGGACAAAAGGGAGGCAAAGGAAAAACCTGTTCAAAATCTCAAGAGAAGGAAGATGACGAAAAAGAAACCTGCTCAATCGCCTCCAGTAGTAAACGCAACTGGCGCGCACCGTTCAGACATGGAGACTTCTCATATAATTAAGGTAAACATGGAACCCGTTCAAACGTCTCAAATAGACAACACACACGTGGAACTCGTTCAAATGTCTCAAGTAGACAACACACACGTGGAACCCGTTCAAACGTCTCAAATAGACAACACACACGTGGAACCCGTTCAAACGTCTCAAGTAGACAACACACACGTGGAACCCGTTCAAACGTCTCAAGTAGACAACACACACGTGGAACCCGTTCAAACGTCTCAAGTAGACAACACACACGTGGAACCCGTTCAAACGTCTCAAGTAGACAACACACACGTGGAACCCGTTCAAACGTCTCAAGTAGACAACACACACGTGGAACCCGTTCAATTGAGCGATACAAACAAGAAACCTGCTCATATAAGTGAGACAAATGTACAACCTGCTCAAATGTCTGTAATGGGCGAGACAATCATGGAACAAATTAAAATGCCCAAAAGAGGCAGGCCAGGGAAGGAACTTGCTCAAATGTCTGTAATAAGCAGGACATGCATGGAACAAATGAAGATTCCTAAAAGAGGCAGGCCAAGGAAGGAACTTGCTCAAATGTCTATAATGAGCGAGACAAACATGGAACAAATTATAATGCCCAAAAGAGGCAGGCCAAGGAAGGAACTTGCTCAAGtaagtaaaacaaacatagaacaCACTCAAACTCCACAAATAACCGACACACACTTGGAACCTGCTCACAAGCTCAGAAGTCCAAGGAAGAAACCTGTCCAAACGCCCCAGGTAactgacacacaaaacaaacccATTCAAGTAAGCAATCCAGACATTAAACTTGCTGAGACAAACAAAGAATCAGTTGTACAGGCCAAGAATGGGAGGCCAAAGAAGGGATTTGTTCAAATTCCACTATTAACCGACACTTGCATGGAACCCATTCCGGTAAGCGAGGTAAACGCGGACACCACTTTAATGCCCAGTAGCATGAGATCAAGGAAGAGACCCAGACAAGTTCCCCAAGTATACGGCACAAACCAAGAACTAACTCAAATGCCCAGAATAACCCAAACCAACAAGGAACCCTCCGAAATGCTTCAGAAAATGGACACACGCATGGCACCTGCTGTAACATCTAAAAGAGGGCGGACAAGGAAGGGACCAATTGAAATGTCCCAAGAAACCGACTTACACACAGAAGCCGGTCTAATGCCTCAAGTTGGTGAAATGAATCGGCAACGTATCGAAGGACGGGAAACAAATAAAGGACCCGCTGAACCCCAAAAACTCGCTGGAAAGGCTAAAGTAAATCAGACAACGAAAGTACCTGCAAAGACACCTGAAACACTAGATCAAATGAAATTTATTCCAAAGCGCAAAAGAGGCAGGCCAAGGAAAGAACTTGCTCAAGTGATCAACACAGGCAAGGAAACCCCTTCAATGCATAAAATAAGCAAAACAGGCAAAGAATCTGCTCTTACCCGGGAGATAAAAATTATTGTCAATAGGATGGAAAGCTGTAGTGCTGCTGAAATGCCCCAAATACGTGAGATGAACAATGAACCTGTTCAAGTAAGTGCGGAAAACTTTGAACCTGTTCAAAGACTGAGTGGGGGGTCAATGGAGGGGCTCGTTCAAATGCCCCAAGTAAGCTGCACGGACATGGAACCTGGTAAGTTAGGCAGGACCATCATGGAAACCACTTCAACGGCAGAGAGGACTGACAAAGAACCTGTTCGAAGGCCTCAAGCAAACGAAACAAAAGCAGAACTTGCTCAAACGTCTCAGATAATGGAAACGATAAAGGAACACATTCAAGTAACCAACACAGACAAGGAAACCGCTTCCGCGCCCAAAAGATGCTGCACAGACATGGAACTTGCTAAAAGGTACAAAATGAGTGACTTTCAGACCCGGGTAATAAGAATAGTTGACACTAGAATGAGGGCAAACAAATCTGTTTCAATGCTTCAAGTACACGACACAAACCAGGACCCTGAACCTGCTGCAACACCTGAAATaggcaacacaaacaaacaacccaCACGAGTGATCAGAATAGTTGTTAACAGGAGGATACCGGCAGACATATGTAGTCACACCCGGAAAAGCCTGGAGTGCCTGGCTGAGGTAGCGGCCAAATGTGCTCCATTAGATGTTAAATCTGCCGAAGAGGATGGATAG
- the LOC110495761 gene encoding uncharacterized protein LOC110495761 isoform X1 translates to MVASHWKDPLHQPLFVPFLLKHSDISTTMSQSETCCICGVRFVRGPKGYNRRKVTTLTSPKTFQLVFDITPDDSSFLCWVCLGVLRRKTKQDGKLWTWSDLPTKVGRHRKPRAEIPSSSTTLSNQTPIITNPSSLSIEECIASKKNKRRPVRQWDGEKWTTLTSRSPESHSTAIRRPQTHIAPTTHSSSTPSNQVNSSTLSSQTSNQISSLFSFGERTTKRRPKAPQPTTHSTLLSPFPVDEGIRPKKKKLPFSKTKQSYGFGPHAKALHYMHSHQHLKAFRSLMKTKAREAMTIFLAEVIAQESKVLMKDQRGPLRQPLTEASVSGFSWDAVLVWGEEKAPMTLACLRAMFPKPNPIRTQVMMGAREIKRPRTEEAAGDMVSQRAGLILAIVLYTSMQKCNFIQASLGVEFWKQGCPLSVLKALSALGVCPGAASTRRHAERLTTGFDPPQQDRTEGVEEPGDSFCRSEDESRTLSCSEEYPSSSPTHSLNPFSDQSHSRDGSSSDRSSRPDSRSCSRSDDYQGPTQRPDSREYQNLIKEHGYHKVQKPTLSRWTKNSEDKREAKEKPVQNLKRRKMTKKKPAQSPPVVNATGAHRSDMETSHIIKVNMEPVQTSQIDNTHVELVQMSQVDNTHVEPVQTSQIDNTHVEPVQTSQVDNTHVEPVQTSQVDNTHVEPVQTSQVDNTHVEPVQTSQVDNTHVEPVQTSQVDNTHVEPVQLSDTNKKPAHISETNVQPAQMSVMGETIMEQIKMPKRGRPGKELAQMSVISRTCMEQMKIPKRGRPRKELAQMSIMSETNMEQIIMPKRGRPRKELAQVSKTNIEHTQTPQITDTHLEPAHKLRSPRKKPVQTPQVTDTQNKPIQVSNPDIKLAETNKESVVQAKNGRPKKGFVQIPLLTDTCMEPIPVSEVNADTTLMPSSMRSRKRPRQVPQVYGTNQELTQMPRITQTNKEPSEMLQKMDTRMAPAVTSKRGRTRKGPIEMSQETDLHTEAGLMPQVGEMNRQRIEGRETNKGPAEPQKLAGKAKVNQTTKVPAKTPETLDQMKFIPKRKRGRPRKELAQVINTGKETPSMHKISKTGKESALTREIKIIVNRMESCSAAEMPQIREMNNEPVQVSAENFEPVQRLSGGSMEGLVQMPQVSCTDMEPGKLGRTIMETTSTAERTDKEPVRRPQANETKAELAQTSQIMETIKEHIQVTNTDKETASAPKRCCTDMELAKRYKMSDFQTRVIRIVDTRMRANKSVSMLQVHDTNQDPEPAATPEIGNTNKQPTRVIRIVVNRRIPADICSHTRKSLECLAEVAAKCAPLDVKSAEEDG, encoded by the exons ATGGTAGCGTCCCACTGGAAGGATCCGCT CCATCAGCCCCTTTTTGTCCCTTTTCTTTTAAAGCACTCTGACATTTCCACCACAATGTCTCAGTCAGAGACGTGTTGCATTTGTGGGGTGAGGTTTGTGAGGGGGCCCAAGGGTTACAACAGGAGGAAAGTCACCACGCTGACCAGCCCCAAGACCTTCCAGCTAGTCTTTGACATCACTCCTGATGACTCATCCTTCCTCTGCTGGGTCTGTCTGGGTGTGCTCAGAAGGAAAACCAAGCAGGATGGGAAGCTTTGGacttggtcagatttgccaacaAAAGTTGGCAGACATCGAAAGCCCCGTGCCGAAATACCAAGCTCATCCACAACATTATCCAATCAAACTCCAATTATAACCAACCCATCCTCGTTATCCATAGAGGAGTGCATTGCTTCTAAAAAAAACAAACGGAGGCCAGTTCGTCAGTGGGACGGAGAGAAATGGACCACCTTGACTTCTCGTTCCCCAGAATCCCATTCAACGGCCATCAGACGACCTCAAACGCACATAGCCCCAACCACACACTCCTCTTCAACACCATCAAATCAAGTAAATTCCTCCACATTATCAAGTCAAACTTCAAATCAGATCAGTTCTCTGTTCTCCTTTGGAGAGAGGACAACAAAAAGACGTCCGAAGGCACCCCAACCTACAACACACTCCACACTCCTGTCTCCGTTCCCCGTTGACGAAGGTATAAGGCCCAAGAAGAAGAAGCTCCCTTTCTCCAAGACTAAGCAGAGCTATGGGTTTGGCCCTCATGCCAAGGCCCTGCATTACATGCACAGCCACCAGCACCTGAAGGCCTTCAGGTCCCTGATGAAGACCAAAGCTAGAGAAGCCATGACCATTTTCCTCGCCGAGGTCATCGCCCAGGAG AGTAAGGTATTGATGAAGGACCAACGTGGGCCATTGCGTCAGCCGCTGACTGAGGCGAGTGTGAGTGGATTTTCCTGGGACGCGGTTCTAGTGTGGGGGGAAGAAAAGGCCCCTATGACCCTGGCCTGTCTTAGGGCCATGTTCCCCAAACCCAACCCCATCAGGACGCAGGTTATGATGGGAGCAAGGGAAATTAAACG CCCGAGGACAGAAGAGGCAGCAGGTGATATGGTCAGCCAGAGGGCGGGGCTTATCCTGGCCATCGTCCTCTACACCTCCATGCagaagtgcaacttcatccagGCCTCTCTGGGGGTCGAGTTCTGGaaacagggctgtcctctcagcgTGTTGAAAGCCCTCAGTGCCCTGGGGGTGTGTCCCGGTGCTGCCTCTACCAGGAGACACGCAGAGAGGCTGACAACCGGCTTTGATCCACCTCAGCAGGACCggacagagggggtggaggaacctGGG GACTCCTTTTGTAGATCTGAGGATGAGAGTCGGACTCTGAGTTGTTCTGAAGAGTATCCCAGTTCCTCTCCGACACACTCTCTGAACCCGTTCTCAGACCAATCCCACTCCAGAGACGG GTCCTCGTCCGATCGGAGTTCCAGACCTGACTCCAGATCTTGCTCCAG GAGCGACGACTACCAAGGCCCTACTCAGAGGCCTGACTCCCGGGAGTACCAGAATCTGATCAAAGAACATGGTTACCACAAAGTCCAGAA ACCTACTTTGAGTCGATGGACGAAGAACAGTGAGGACAAAAGGGAGGCAAAGGAAAAACCTGTTCAAAATCTCAAGAGAAGGAAGATGACGAAAAAGAAACCTGCTCAATCGCCTCCAGTAGTAAACGCAACTGGCGCGCACCGTTCAGACATGGAGACTTCTCATATAATTAAGGTAAACATGGAACCCGTTCAAACGTCTCAAATAGACAACACACACGTGGAACTCGTTCAAATGTCTCAAGTAGACAACACACACGTGGAACCCGTTCAAACGTCTCAAATAGACAACACACACGTGGAACCCGTTCAAACGTCTCAAGTAGACAACACACACGTGGAACCCGTTCAAACGTCTCAAGTAGACAACACACACGTGGAACCCGTTCAAACGTCTCAAGTAGACAACACACACGTGGAACCCGTTCAAACGTCTCAAGTAGACAACACACACGTGGAACCCGTTCAAACGTCTCAAGTAGACAACACACACGTGGAACCCGTTCAATTGAGCGATACAAACAAGAAACCTGCTCATATAAGTGAGACAAATGTACAACCTGCTCAAATGTCTGTAATGGGCGAGACAATCATGGAACAAATTAAAATGCCCAAAAGAGGCAGGCCAGGGAAGGAACTTGCTCAAATGTCTGTAATAAGCAGGACATGCATGGAACAAATGAAGATTCCTAAAAGAGGCAGGCCAAGGAAGGAACTTGCTCAAATGTCTATAATGAGCGAGACAAACATGGAACAAATTATAATGCCCAAAAGAGGCAGGCCAAGGAAGGAACTTGCTCAAGtaagtaaaacaaacatagaacaCACTCAAACTCCACAAATAACCGACACACACTTGGAACCTGCTCACAAGCTCAGAAGTCCAAGGAAGAAACCTGTCCAAACGCCCCAGGTAactgacacacaaaacaaacccATTCAAGTAAGCAATCCAGACATTAAACTTGCTGAGACAAACAAAGAATCAGTTGTACAGGCCAAGAATGGGAGGCCAAAGAAGGGATTTGTTCAAATTCCACTATTAACCGACACTTGCATGGAACCCATTCCGGTAAGCGAGGTAAACGCGGACACCACTTTAATGCCCAGTAGCATGAGATCAAGGAAGAGACCCAGACAAGTTCCCCAAGTATACGGCACAAACCAAGAACTAACTCAAATGCCCAGAATAACCCAAACCAACAAGGAACCCTCCGAAATGCTTCAGAAAATGGACACACGCATGGCACCTGCTGTAACATCTAAAAGAGGGCGGACAAGGAAGGGACCAATTGAAATGTCCCAAGAAACCGACTTACACACAGAAGCCGGTCTAATGCCTCAAGTTGGTGAAATGAATCGGCAACGTATCGAAGGACGGGAAACAAATAAAGGACCCGCTGAACCCCAAAAACTCGCTGGAAAGGCTAAAGTAAATCAGACAACGAAAGTACCTGCAAAGACACCTGAAACACTAGATCAAATGAAATTTATTCCAAAGCGCAAAAGAGGCAGGCCAAGGAAAGAACTTGCTCAAGTGATCAACACAGGCAAGGAAACCCCTTCAATGCATAAAATAAGCAAAACAGGCAAAGAATCTGCTCTTACCCGGGAGATAAAAATTATTGTCAATAGGATGGAAAGCTGTAGTGCTGCTGAAATGCCCCAAATACGTGAGATGAACAATGAACCTGTTCAAGTAAGTGCGGAAAACTTTGAACCTGTTCAAAGACTGAGTGGGGGGTCAATGGAGGGGCTCGTTCAAATGCCCCAAGTAAGCTGCACGGACATGGAACCTGGTAAGTTAGGCAGGACCATCATGGAAACCACTTCAACGGCAGAGAGGACTGACAAAGAACCTGTTCGAAGGCCTCAAGCAAACGAAACAAAAGCAGAACTTGCTCAAACGTCTCAGATAATGGAAACGATAAAGGAACACATTCAAGTAACCAACACAGACAAGGAAACCGCTTCCGCGCCCAAAAGATGCTGCACAGACATGGAACTTGCTAAAAGGTACAAAATGAGTGACTTTCAGACCCGGGTAATAAGAATAGTTGACACTAGAATGAGGGCAAACAAATCTGTTTCAATGCTTCAAGTACACGACACAAACCAGGACCCTGAACCTGCTGCAACACCTGAAATaggcaacacaaacaaacaacccaCACGAGTGATCAGAATAGTTGTTAACAGGAGGATACCGGCAGACATATGTAGTCACACCCGGAAAAGCCTGGAGTGCCTGGCTGAGGTAGCGGCCAAATGTGCTCCATTAGATGTTAAATCTGCCGAAGAGGATGGATAG